A region from the Triticum aestivum cultivar Chinese Spring chromosome 3D, IWGSC CS RefSeq v2.1, whole genome shotgun sequence genome encodes:
- the LOC123079213 gene encoding uncharacterized protein, with protein MERGLALLGLGLALLLLAPSRRLASAAPVEDGLLINGDFETAPPGGFVKSASVSEGAAIPSWTINGTVELISAGQHQGGMILIVPQGDHAVRLGNDAGIGQVVQVEKGSEYAITFSAARTCAQLESLNISAGSVSQTVDLQTLYSIEGWDAYALAFQAVDEQASIEFRNPGMEDDPTCGPILDNVAIKKLFSPDKAKENMVINGDFEEGPWMFPNTSFGVLLPTNLDEQTSALPGWMIESNRAVRFVDSDQYTVPQGKRAIELLSGKEGIISQMVETTPQKAYTLTFTLGSAGDSCQPPMAVMAFAGDQAQNFHYAPMGNATSQAVNVNFTARAERTRVALYSVYYNTRSDDHSSLCGPVIDDVRVWGLNGAAGLKASIGLLIAMASVIVLVLF; from the exons GCCTGCTCATCAATGGTGATTTCGAGACAGCGCCACCTGGCGGTTTCGTCAAATCTGCTTCAGTTTCCGAGGGCGCAGCGATCCCAAGCTGGACGATCAATGGAACAGTTGAGCTCATTTCCGCAGGCCAGCACCAGGGTGGCATGATCCTTATTGTTCCACAAG GGGATCATGCTGTGCGGCTAGGGAATGATGCAGGCATTGGGCAGGTGGTGCAGGTTGAGAAGGGCTCAGAGTACGCGATCACATTCAGTGCCGCCCGGACCTGCGCGCAGCTGGAGTCACTGAACATCTCCGCTGGGAGCGTTTCGCAGACCGTCGACTTGCAGACACTGTACAGCATAGAAGGCTGGGATGCATATGCACTGGCTTTCCAGGCAGTGGATGAGCAGGCCAGCATTGAGTTTAGGAACCCTGGCATGGAGGACGACCCGACCTGCGGGCCCATCCTCGACAACGTGGCCATCAAGAAGCTCTTCTCCCCCGACAAAGCAAAGG AGAACATGGTGATCAATGGAGACTTCGAGGAGGGGCCATGGATGTTTCCAAACACCAGCTTCGGCGTCCTGCTCCCGACGAACCTCGACGAGCAGACGTCGGCCTTGCCAGGGTGGATGATCGAGTCGAACCGCGCAGTCCGCTTCGTCGACTCCGACCAGTACACCGTGCCCCAGGGGAAGCGCGCCATCGAGCTTCTCTCCGGCAAGGAGGGCATCATCTCGCAGATGGTGGAGACGACCCCTCAGAAGGCGTACACCCTGACGTTCACGCTCGGCTCGGCAGGCGATTCGTGCCAGCCGCCGATGGCCGTCATGGCGTTCGCCGGCGACCAGGCCCAGAACTTCCACTACGCCCCCATGGGCAACGCCACGAGCCAGGCCGTGAACGTGAACTTCACGGCGCGTGCCGAGAGGACGCGCGTTGCGCTCTACAGCGTCTACTACAACACGAGAAGCGACGACCACAGCTCGCTCTGCGGGCCGGTGATCGACGACGTCCGCGTCTGGGGCTTGAATGGGGCTGCTGGGCTgaaggcgagcattgggctgcttATTGCCATGGCTAGTGTCATCGTTCTCGTGCTGTTCTGA